A genomic region of Fodinisporobacter ferrooxydans contains the following coding sequences:
- a CDS encoding CBO0543 family protein translates to MFYILVFLASWIAFLIFGNKKRFRELYTNSLIAMIMSLTSDVIASIYPFWFYNDPKTHIPKLIVELLDDFGIYPVIAYLYVQFLPETLRKWFLYTFLWTTGGILTEYFMIRNEYIVYKLGWSLSWSYVSNWIIFGILTGHHVWSSKKQMKITA, encoded by the coding sequence TTGTTTTATATCCTTGTGTTTCTTGCTTCCTGGATCGCTTTCCTCATTTTTGGAAATAAAAAGCGATTTCGAGAACTCTATACAAATTCATTAATCGCGATGATTATGAGTTTGACTTCTGATGTCATTGCTTCGATTTATCCGTTTTGGTTTTATAATGACCCGAAAACGCATATCCCGAAATTGATTGTCGAATTACTGGATGATTTTGGAATATATCCGGTGATTGCGTATTTATACGTGCAATTTCTGCCGGAAACATTAAGAAAATGGTTTTTGTACACATTTCTTTGGACTACAGGCGGAATTTTGACTGAGTATTTTATGATAAGAAATGAGTATATCGTTTATAAATTAGGTTGGTCGCTATCTTGGTCTTATGTAAGCAACTGGATTATATTTGGAATCCTTACGGGACATCATGTATGGTCGTCCAAAAAACAAATGAAAATTACCGCCTGA
- a CDS encoding Fur family transcriptional regulator, with the protein MNRASNENHKDMEQVTELLHQQNFRLTRERAAVLELFMQADQMLTPIQLYEYAQKNGVEIGLTTVYRLLEVLTKVGLCSPFLVDGVIYYTFCIRHHHHHFVCLACQKVQDIFECPSFQNLTEYGQIKYHKADMFGYCTSCQKDHEEQFL; encoded by the coding sequence ATGAATCGAGCATCGAATGAAAACCATAAGGATATGGAGCAGGTAACAGAATTGCTCCATCAGCAAAATTTCCGGCTTACAAGAGAACGGGCGGCTGTTTTGGAGTTATTCATGCAAGCAGATCAAATGCTGACACCCATCCAGCTTTATGAATACGCTCAAAAAAATGGCGTCGAAATCGGATTGACCACAGTGTATCGGTTGCTTGAAGTATTGACGAAGGTTGGTCTTTGCTCACCATTTTTAGTAGACGGAGTGATTTACTACACCTTTTGCATACGCCATCATCATCATCATTTTGTATGTTTGGCTTGCCAGAAAGTACAAGACATTTTTGAGTGTCCTTCCTTTCAAAACCTGACGGAATATGGACAAATCAAATACCATAAAGCGGATATGTTCGGGTATTGTACGTCTTGCCAAAAGGATCATGAGGAGCAATTCCTGTAA
- a CDS encoding helix-turn-helix domain-containing protein: MNFGKNVKQERKKNSLTLEQLAERSGVSRSMLSQIEREEKNPTIQVACQIAEALNTTLSQLIGEQERREVFVIRTAERQMYRDEQSGFERHVLSPSLPSNRLEFILNVIPPGQESGIFPAHKPGVKEYISVAEGKLTVCLGAGDVVYTLAEGDSIFFDADVEHRFANKGDEECRYYLVIDSYGKKL, translated from the coding sequence ATGAACTTTGGGAAGAACGTGAAGCAGGAACGCAAGAAAAATAGCCTGACTCTTGAACAGCTTGCCGAACGGAGTGGAGTCAGTCGTTCCATGTTGTCACAAATCGAACGGGAAGAAAAAAATCCCACCATACAGGTAGCCTGTCAGATCGCCGAGGCATTGAATACCACTCTTTCGCAACTGATTGGTGAGCAAGAACGGCGAGAAGTGTTTGTGATTCGAACCGCTGAAAGACAGATGTACCGAGATGAACAGTCAGGATTTGAACGACATGTACTTTCTCCATCACTTCCCTCGAATCGGCTGGAATTTATTTTGAACGTGATTCCGCCGGGGCAAGAATCCGGCATATTTCCCGCTCACAAACCGGGAGTCAAGGAATATATCAGCGTTGCCGAAGGAAAATTGACAGTTTGTCTGGGCGCTGGGGATGTGGTTTATACGTTGGCGGAAGGAGATTCCATCTTTTTTGATGCGGATGTGGAACATCGTTTTGCAAATAAAGGCGATGAAGAATGCCGATATTATCTGGTGATTGATTCTTACGGCAAGAAACTATAA
- a CDS encoding IS110 family transposase yields MKYKTKQKQNQRITRITENTLVVGADIAKKIHVARAVDFRGIELGKDCVFHNDQEGLTKLAAWMKELGRIHEKTDIIFGIEPTGHYWFPLAAFLKEQGIQVVVVNPHHVNKSKELEDNSQTKSDYKDAKVIADLIRNGKYSEPNLPTKEYAELRILMNLREKVMVSLIQVKTRITNWFDRYFPEYPQVFKDWEGKASLMTMRQFPTPEEIVSVGARGVLSHWKTEIKRGVGIKRAEQLYATATASIGLTEGLAAARIELTILLQQYDLYGKQEETIMAQVLQILEKIPGTRQMLSIPGVGVLTVAGFLAEVGDLNNYDHGQQIIRLAGLNLTENSSGKRKGKTGISKRGRSRLRGILFRAMLPMVAKNEEFKELHKYYTTRSQNPLKKKQSIIALCGKLVRVLYTLGTKQKEYNANDVLGPVRQAQLQQSAA; encoded by the coding sequence ATGAAGTATAAGACGAAGCAGAAACAGAATCAACGGATTACAAGAATTACCGAGAACACATTGGTGGTTGGAGCTGACATCGCAAAGAAGATACACGTAGCTCGAGCTGTGGATTTCCGTGGAATTGAGCTTGGGAAGGACTGTGTGTTTCACAACGACCAGGAAGGGCTGACGAAGCTGGCAGCGTGGATGAAGGAGCTTGGCCGAATTCATGAGAAAACAGACATTATATTCGGCATTGAACCGACTGGACACTACTGGTTCCCGTTAGCGGCGTTTTTGAAGGAGCAAGGCATTCAGGTTGTTGTTGTCAATCCGCATCATGTGAACAAGAGCAAGGAGCTCGAGGACAACTCACAGACCAAAAGCGACTACAAGGATGCAAAAGTCATTGCCGACCTCATTCGGAATGGAAAGTACTCAGAACCTAACTTACCGACCAAGGAATACGCAGAATTACGCATTCTGATGAATCTTCGCGAGAAGGTCATGGTGAGCTTGATTCAAGTGAAAACACGGATCACAAACTGGTTTGACCGCTACTTTCCAGAGTATCCACAGGTATTTAAGGACTGGGAAGGGAAAGCGTCCCTCATGACCATGCGTCAGTTTCCAACTCCAGAGGAGATTGTCTCCGTAGGCGCCAGAGGCGTTCTCTCACATTGGAAGACGGAAATCAAGCGTGGGGTGGGCATTAAGAGAGCGGAGCAGCTCTATGCGACCGCAACGGCTTCCATCGGGCTTACCGAGGGACTGGCAGCGGCTCGAATCGAGCTGACTATCTTGCTGCAGCAGTACGATCTGTATGGCAAGCAGGAAGAAACCATTATGGCGCAAGTCTTGCAGATTCTTGAGAAGATCCCCGGAACTCGGCAGATGCTGAGCATCCCAGGGGTTGGTGTTCTGACCGTCGCCGGTTTCCTAGCGGAGGTTGGCGATCTCAACAACTATGATCACGGACAGCAAATCATCCGCTTGGCTGGACTGAATTTGACTGAGAATAGTTCTGGAAAACGGAAGGGGAAAACGGGGATCAGCAAGCGGGGTCGTTCTCGATTAAGAGGCATCTTGTTTCGCGCCATGCTACCGATGGTGGCCAAAAACGAAGAATTTAAAGAGCTGCACAAGTATTACACGACACGTAGTCAGAATCCGTTAAAAAAGAAGCAGTCGATCATCGCCTTATGTGGAAAACTGGTTCGCGTACTTTATACATTGGGGACAAAGCAGAAAGAGTATAACGCAAACGATGTACTGGGGCCAGTCCGACAAGCCCAGCTACAACAAAGTGCAGCATAA
- a CDS encoding SDR family NAD(P)-dependent oxidoreductase — MSYEGKVVIVTGAGKGIGRTIAITYAQQGARLFIIDKDAGELQHTSMLIEQAGAGVFSHVLDLSEPGEIEDFFNSVGGQVDGVDVLINNAGIGVWKSPYDLSTEEWDYVVGTNLRGTFLCSREAAKIMRNHGGGSIVNIASTRALMSEPNSEAYAASKGGILSLTHALALSLGPDHIRVNAISPGWIETGDYNTLQPRDHLQHPSMRVGRPEDIARACLYLTNPENDFITGINLVIDGGMTRKMIYDE; from the coding sequence ATGTCATATGAAGGAAAAGTAGTGATTGTAACGGGGGCTGGCAAAGGAATCGGCCGAACCATTGCGATTACATATGCGCAACAGGGAGCAAGGCTTTTCATCATCGATAAAGATGCAGGCGAACTGCAACATACCTCTATGCTCATTGAACAGGCCGGCGCTGGCGTTTTTTCACATGTTCTGGACTTGAGCGAACCAGGAGAGATCGAGGATTTTTTTAATTCCGTCGGGGGACAAGTGGACGGGGTGGATGTCCTGATCAATAACGCAGGGATTGGGGTATGGAAGTCTCCTTATGATCTCTCAACTGAAGAATGGGATTACGTAGTGGGAACGAATCTGCGTGGAACGTTTCTTTGCTCAAGGGAGGCGGCCAAAATCATGAGAAATCATGGCGGAGGATCCATCGTAAATATCGCTTCCACGCGCGCGCTCATGTCTGAACCGAATTCGGAAGCGTATGCCGCTTCGAAAGGGGGAATCCTCTCTTTGACACATGCCCTTGCCCTTTCTTTAGGGCCCGATCATATTCGGGTAAACGCCATTAGTCCTGGCTGGATCGAAACGGGCGATTACAATACACTTCAGCCGAGAGACCATCTGCAACACCCTTCCATGAGGGTTGGAAGGCCGGAGGATATTGCGCGAGCCTGTTTGTATCTTACCAATCCTGAAAATGATTTTATCACCGGCATAAATTTGGTGATCGATGGAGGGATGACCCGAAAGATGATTTACGATGAGTAA